The Streptomyces achromogenes DNA segment CTCCGGACATTTCTCTCGAGCGCACGTTCTAGGCGGGACAGGCTCACCGAAGACAAGCGCCAGGCGCTCGCCGCCCTCGGACTGGAATGGGCAAGGTAGACGGCAGGCTCAGCTGTCGTTTGCGAACATGTTGGAGCGTACGCTGGCCGGGCCCAGTACGCCCATGAACGCAGGAAGCCGCACCCACTGGCAGGTGGGTGCGGCTTCGCAGCGGCCGGTGGGACTGGTCAGCTCCCTAATGCGAATAGGGAGCTGACCACCCAGTCCCACAATGGCGACTGCGGCAACTTGGTTGTGTAGTAGATGGCGGCCGCCATCTCCGTCCACACCGTCGCTACCTGACGCAGAACCGGTAACCAGCCCGGACCGCGCCGACGGTGACGCCCCTTCACAGGAACTCACCCCCCTCACCAGTGCCTGCCCGATGGCAGGGACCAGGCGACTTCCTGGCCCGCGGGACCAGAAGGCCGGTGGGGAGGGGGTTGCACCGCCGGCGGCATCGTCGCACAGATAGACGCCGCGGTAGCCTCGAGACTACCCAACGTAATTCCTGCAATTCTCAGGCACTGAGCCGGTTTGACGGGTGGATCGAAGGCCCTAGGTATTGATGCGACACCGGGTTTGCACACGCAGGCCGCTTATGCATGCGCCCCGTCAGTTGTGACCCACTGCCTGTAGACCTTTACTGGGCGTAAGGGCGAGGAAGTGCCCAGTAAGAAACGAACTGAAGATCGGTTTGTGGCTAGCTTCACATCGTGATTACTAAAGTCGATTACTGTGCGTGATCTCTTTAACGCATGGTAGTCCTGGGCTTCCATGCATTGAGCCACCCAGTACGAACCCGAGCCGTTCATTACGGTGCATTGCGGGCACCTGGCACTCATTCGCCGGGCGGTCCGGCAGCGCCTGCAGGCAGGCCCAACTCGCCAGATGCGGCGTGTCGCTAAGGCCGCGACCGTCACGGTCAGCTCGACGTCCAGCTGGCGTGACACGGGTGTGCCCATGAAGAAGGGCCAGAAGGTGACAGGCACGCACGTGTCCGGGTCCTGGACGGTCGACAAGGGCACGCCCATCTGGTGCCGCACCCAGGCATCCGAGGTCGGCGACGCCTGCCGCGAGGTCGTCGACCAGCTGCTGGAGGTCAACGCGCTCTACCGGCTCCGCGCTGCCCAGGGGGTTCTCGGACTGCGCAAGAAGTACGGCGACACTCGCCTGGAGGCGGCCTGCGCGAGAGCCATCACGGTCGGCGACCCGTCCTACCGCACCATCAAGGGCATCCTGGTCGCCGGCACCGAGAGCGATCCCGAGCCCGAGACCAGCGGAGACGCCGGCGCCGCGGCCTTCCTCCACGGCCCGCAAGGGCTCTTCGGCTCCGTCACACCCCCGGACACCCCGGACGGCACCCGCGACGACCAGGTCCACGGCGAAGACGAGGTGGCGGCACGATGAGCGTGATGGACACCGCCCTGCGCGAGTCCCTCAAGTCCCTGCGGCTGTCCGGGATGCTGGAGACCCTCGACGCCCGCCTCGCCCAGGCCCACGGCGGCGAACTCGGCCACCTCGACTTCCTCCAGGTCCTCTGCCATGACGAGATCACCCGCCGCGAGACGGTTGCCTTCCAGCGCAGGCTCCAGCGGGCCAAGTTCGAGCAGCAGGTCACCCTGGAGGAGTTCGACTTCACCGCCTCCTCGAAACTGCCCGCGGCCCAGATCCGCGACCTGGGAGCCCTGCGCTGGCTCCACGCGGGCGAGTCCGTCATCCTGTTCGGCCCGGTCGGGGTCGGCAAGACACATATCGCCCAGGCGCTGGGCCACCTCGCGGTCCGTCAGGGCGCCCACGTCCGTTTCGCCAAGACCAGCCGGATCCTCGCCGAACTCGCCGGCGGGCACGCGGACCGCACCTGGGAGAAACGGATCCGTGAACTGGTACGGCCCGACGTGCTCATCCTCGATGACTTCGCCATGCGTCAGCTCTCCGCGGCCCACGCCGACGACCTCTACGAACTCGTTTCTGAGCGGCAGGGCCGGTCCCTGATCATCACCAGCAACCGGGCGCCCAGCGACTGGTATCCCCTCTTCCCCAACCCCGTCGTCGCCGAGTCGCTCCTGGACCGGCTGATCAACACCAGCCACCAGGTCATCATGAACGGCCCCAGCTACCGCCCCAACAAGCGCCCGAAGAACCCCACCGACAAGAACGGCAGGCCCCCGACCAAGTAGGAAAACCGGTGGACGCCGTCGGGATACTGCCGTCATGGCCGTCACCCAGCAACTCGCCCGCGTCCCGGCGGAGTATCTCGCCGCCTGCCGTCGGTCAGCCGGAACATCGACCGATGGAGATCCCAACTGGGATCCGCCGTCGGCGGACGTCCTGGACCTGGACTGGGCACCGGCCATGTTGGAACGGGCCTGCGAGCTGGCAGGTATCGACGGCGTCCACCTGGATGCTCTTCGGCAGGCCACCGCCGGAGACTCGGTGATCGATCTCGGCTTCCTCAACACGCACCCGCATGCCATCGGTTCCTTCGGACCGCCTCCCACTGCCCTTTCCGCAGGTCAAGTAGCCCGCGTCTCGGAACTGCTCGGTCAAATCGACTTTCCGGCCGTCCTGGCCGGCCTGCCGACCGACGACAGCGAGGCCGCTTCCTTGATCGGTCCTGGGGCGGACAAGATCGTCGGTGGCCCGAGGAAGTACCTGCTCAGGCACTTCAATGCCCTGCGCGAGTTCTACCTCGCTGCATCCCAACGGCACCTTCTCCTCGTGCTCTGGTGGGACTGACCCAGGACTTCACAGTCGGCTCACGACCCAGTACCTGGGGAATTACGTGACATTTCGGCTGGGGAATTACGCGAACGTCCACAGTCGGCGACCTGCTGCTCTGGCAAAGCAAGAATCCGAGCAACAGCAATGGACGGATCCAGCTCGCCTACACCTGGCTACGCGACCTGGGTCTCTTTCCAGCAGACGCACCGCACACGCTGTTCCGGATCTCGAACCGTACCGGGCAACTCACCCCGGCGGACCTTGTCGACCGCTACGAACTGAAGTGCCGTCCGATCCGCGATCTCTTGGTCGCCTACCTCTCCCATCGGTCCGTAGGGCTGGACTTCACGACGCTGCAGGCGCTCACGATCTCGCTGGCGCTTCGGTTCTGGGGCGACCTGGAGCGGCATCATCCGGGCATCGACTCTCTTCGGCTGCCTGCCGAGGTGATCACTGCTTGGAAGGTCCGCCTGGCTACGAAGACCGTCCGGAAGCGTCTGCCCGACGGATCATTTCGTGAGTTCACAGAGCCACGCCGAGGTGCAATCGGGATCAAAACCCAGGTCAGAGCCTTCTACCTGGACCTTGCGGAGTGGGCAGTGGAGGACCCTGGCCAGTGGGCTGCCTGGGTGGCGCCCTGTCCGATCAGCGAAGCCGAGTGCTCGGGAAGAAAGGCTGGGAAGCAGCTCAAGGCCCGCATGGACCGACGTACTCGCGAGCGCCTGCCGGCGCTGCCCACGCTGGTGAAGACGGCTCACCGCCTGCTGAAAGAGGCCACCATGCGCCTCGATGCACTCAACGCTGCCCCGCTCGGTTCGGATTTCAGCGTGCTTGGTGAGACGTTCAGAGTT contains these protein-coding regions:
- a CDS encoding DUF1877 domain-containing protein, translating into MAVTQQLARVPAEYLAACRRSAGTSTDGDPNWDPPSADVLDLDWAPAMLERACELAGIDGVHLDALRQATAGDSVIDLGFLNTHPHAIGSFGPPPTALSAGQVARVSELLGQIDFPAVLAGLPTDDSEAASLIGPGADKIVGGPRKYLLRHFNALREFYLAASQRHLLLVLWWD
- the istB gene encoding IS21-like element helper ATPase IstB, yielding MSVMDTALRESLKSLRLSGMLETLDARLAQAHGGELGHLDFLQVLCHDEITRRETVAFQRRLQRAKFEQQVTLEEFDFTASSKLPAAQIRDLGALRWLHAGESVILFGPVGVGKTHIAQALGHLAVRQGAHVRFAKTSRILAELAGGHADRTWEKRIRELVRPDVLILDDFAMRQLSAAHADDLYELVSERQGRSLIITSNRAPSDWYPLFPNPVVAESLLDRLINTSHQVIMNGPSYRPNKRPKNPTDKNGRPPTK